A genomic window from Triticum urartu cultivar G1812 chromosome 7, Tu2.1, whole genome shotgun sequence includes:
- the LOC125523669 gene encoding pathogenesis-related protein 1C has protein sequence MATSAVLFLLLAVFAAGASAATFNIKNNCGSTIWPAGIPVGGGFALGAGQTSSINVPAGTKAGRIWARTGCSFNGGSGSCRTGDCGGQLSCSLSGRPPATLAEYTIGGGSTQDFYDISVIDGFNLAMDFSCSTGDALQCRDPSCPPPQAYQHPNDQATHACSGNNNYQITFCP, from the coding sequence ATGGCGACCTCCGCGGtgctcttcctcctcctcgctgTTTTTGCCGCCGGTGCCAGCGCGGCCACCTTCAACATCAAGAACAACTGCGGCTCCACAATTTGGCCGGCGGGCATCCCGGTGGGTGGGGGCTTCGCGCTGGGCGCAGGCCAGACGTCCAGCATCAACGTGCCCGCGGGCACCAAAGCCGGGAGGATATGGGCTCGCACCGGGTGCTCCTTCAATGGCGGCAGCGGGAGCTGCCGGACCGGCGACTGTGGCGGCCAGCTGTCCTGCTCCCTCTCCGGGCGGCCACCAGCAACGCTGGCCGAGTACACCATCGGCGGCGGCAGCACCCAGGACTTCTACGACATCTCGGTGATCGACGGCTTCAACCTTGCCATGGACTTCTCGTGCAGCACCGGCGACGCGCTCCAGTGCAGGGATCCCAGCtgcccgccgccgcaagcctaCCAACACCCCAACGACCAAGCCACACACGCCTGCAGTGGCAATAATAACTACCAGATCACCTTCTGCCCATGA
- the LOC125520930 gene encoding cyanohydrin beta-glucosyltransferase-like has translation MDGEESRRWHVVMVPFPAQGHVAPLMQLARLLYACGAHVTFVHTQFNYRRLLGAKGEAAVRPPSATAARFRVEVIEDGMSLSMPQHDVAALADAVGHNCPGPFRDLLRKLADEERAGAPPVTCVVADTAMAFAATAAREAGMADALFFTASACGLLGYSQFHELFRRGLLPLKDGSCLTNGYLDTPLDWVPGMKNMRLRDMPTFCHTTDADDTLVNEIIGQMKSAVGSKAIILNTFYELESDVVDALAAIFPPVYTVGPLAQVIASSGAANDGLDAMDISIWQEDPRCLTWLDGKPDKSVVYVNFGSVAVMTAEQTREFALGLATCGYPFLWVKRPDMVNGDEVALPEAFRDELQRGGGLVVPWCPQPAVLKHAAVGLFVTHCGWNSLLEAVVAGLPVLAWPVFAEQTTNCRQVLECWRNGMALPGKVESGAVSGLVREMMSGELGKEKRAKAAEWRAAAEAAAVEGGSSLRSVARLVNDVLLLGNK, from the coding sequence ATGGACGGCGAGGAGTCTCGACGGTGGCATGTGGTGATGGTGCCGTTCCCGGCGCAGGGGCACGTCGCCCCGCTTATGCAGCTGGCGCGTCTCCTCTACGCCTGCGGCGCGCACGTCACCTTCGTCCACACCCAATTCAACTACCGCCGCCTCCTCGGCGCTAAGGGCGAGGCCGCCGTCCGCCCGCCGTCCGCCACCGCAGCCCGCTTCCGCGTCGAGGTCATCGAGGACGGCATGTCCCTCTCCATGCCGCAGCACGACGTGGCAGCCCTCGCCGACGCCGTGGGCCACAACTGCCCCGGCCCCTTCCGCGACCTGCTGAGGAAGCTCGCCGACGAGGAGCGCGCCGGGGCGCCCCCCGTCACCTGCGTCGTGGCGGACACGGCCATGGCATTCGCGGCAACCGCGGCCAGGGAGGCCGGCATGGCGGACGCGCTCTTCTTCACGGCGTCCGCGTGCGGTCTCCTAGGGTACTCGCAGTTCCACGAACTGTTCAGGCGAGGGCTCCTCCCTCTCAAAGATGGGAGCTGCTTGACCAACGGATATCTGGACACGCCGCTGGACTGGGTGCCGGGGATGAAGAACATGCGGCTCAGGGACATGCCGACCTTCTGCCACACCACGGACGCCGACGACACCCTGGTGAACGAGATCATTGGGCAGATGAAGAGCGCCGTCGGCTCCAAGGCTATCATCCTCAACACCTTCTACGAGCTCGAGAGCGATGTGGTGGACGCGCTTGCCGCCATCTTCCCGCCCGTATACACCGTCGGGCCACTAGCCCAGGtcatcgcctcctccggcgccgcGAACGACGGCCTCGACGCCATGGACATCAGCATCTGGCAGGAGGACCCGCGGTGCTTAACATGGCTGGACGGCAAGCCGGACAAGTCGGTGGTCTACGTCAACTTTGGCAGCGTCGCCGTCATGACGGCCGAGCAGACGCGCGAGTTCGCGCTGGGCCTGGCGACGTGTGGGTACCCGTTCCTGTGGGTGAAGCGACCTGACATGGTAAACGGCGACGAAGTGGCGCTCCCGGAGGCGTTCCGCGACGAGCTGCAGCGCGGCGGGGGCCTGGTCGTGCCGTGGTGCCCGCAGCCGGCCGTGCTGAAGCACGCGGCGGTGGGTCTGTTCGTGACGCACTGCGGGTGGAACTCGCTTCTGGAGGCGGTGGTGGCCGGCCTGCCGGTTCTCGCCTGGCCGGTGTTCGCCGAGCAAACGACCAACTGCAGGCAGGTTCTTGAGTGCTGGCGGAACGGCATGGCTCTTCCCGGGAAGGTGGAGAGCGGCGCCGTGTCGGGGCTGGTGAGGGAGATGATGTCCGGGGAGCTGGGGAAGGAGAAAAGGGCCAAAGCGGCGGAGTGGAGAGCTGCGGCCGAGGCGGCCGCCGTGGAAGGCGGCTCGTCGTTGCGCAGCGTCGCCCGACTGGTCAACGATGTGCTGCTGCTCGGGAACAAGTGA